The sequence CTCGAGCAAGTAAAATGGTACAGCTGGGCGCGGGTGTTGACGAATTAATAGAAGAGTGCGAATTACCAAAAGCTGAAGCTGAATTAATGATGACGTTACAAAATAAAATCTCAGGAAAAGAGATGGTCCCCCCTATGCGGCGGAGCAATAAAAAATAGTTAATCAATGCCTAACTCAAGAATCGAAATTGTTTTATTTGTTTAAAAAAGAGAAGCGTATTCGCTTCTCTTTTTTTGTGCGCGCTGTATGAAAAGTCAACAGACGTCCGCATTGTATAAAGAATTTTGTCATTATGTGACACACGGTGAGCTGCTAAATTAAATTCTTGTTATTTCTACCCTACTTAGGCTGATAAAGCTTATGCTAATATGGCCTTTAAATTTATATATAGTAGTAATCATGTTAGAAGTTTTAAATCTCACCGCTATCCGTGATGAAAGAATTCTTTTTGAAGAGTTGTCGTTCAAAATTGGCAAAGGTGAAATCGTTCAAATTGAAGGCCGTAACGGTACCGGAAAAACAACATTACTAAGAATTATCGCAGGGCTTGGCGACTGCGAAAGTGGTGATATAAGTTGGAATGGGCAGGTAACGGTAAATAGTCGTGACCTTTTCCATCAGGATTTACTATTTTTGGGGCATCAGACAGGTATAAAACGTGAACTGACAGGCTTCGAAAACCTTTCTTTTTATCAATCTATCCATCAATCTGAAATAGATAAAGAAAAAATCTGGTCTGCTCTTGCACAAGTCGGTCTTGCTGGACGAGAAGACGTACCTGTTGCGCAGCTTTCTGCAGGGCAGCAACGAAGAGTCGCTTTAGCAAGGTTATGGTTGAGTAAGCAAGTATTGTGGATTTTAGATGAGCCACTTACTGCAATTGATAAACAAGGCGTTAAAGTATTGGAAAACCTATTTCTGAAACACGCAGAAGAGGGTGGGATTGTAGTGCTAACGACCCATCAAGATATGTTTACCGAATCGTCAAAACTTCGCAAAATTAAGTTGGGTGATTAATATGATTCAGCCTATGTTAATGATTATCCGTCGAGAGTTGCTCATCGCTTTCCGTCGTCAAGCTGACATTTTTAACCCACTGTGGTTCTTCATCATTGTTATTACACTATTCCCACTAAGCATTGGCCCAGAACCAAACCTTTTGGCACGCATTGCCGCTGGTATTATTTGGGTAGCGGCATTGCTTTCAGCCTTATTATCCTTGGAAAGGCTGTTTAGGGATGATTTTCAAGATGGTTCTTTAGAACAGATGATGTTAATGCCTATACCGCTTCAGTTAGTGGTTATTTCGAAGGTGATTGCGCATTGGTTGCTAACCGGGTTGCCATTGATTTTGATTAGTCCTCTTTTAGCTGTGTTGTTGTCCTTGGATTTTTATACTTGGCAAACGGTTGTGCTGACATTATTAATAGGAACGCCCACGTTAAGCTTTATCGGTGCGATCGGTGTAGCGTTGACCGTTGGTTTACAAAAAGGGGGTATTATTGAGCCTTCTTATTCTGCCGCTGTATATACCTATATTGATATTTGCAACGTCAGCTATAGACGCTGCTAGCCTAGGAATGCCTTATAACGGTCAATTGGCTATAATGGCAGCAATGCTTGTGGGCTCGATGACACTAACACCATTTGCAATTAGCGCAGCACTTAGAGTTAGTGTGAATTAGCACGACAAACTACCTCTTTGTGGGTATTGTTTTGCAAGTGGTAGAGAATACGATCATCCTTTGCGCTGCCTTTAATTTAGCCCAGTAAAAAAACATAATATAAAAACACGAATCAAGAGCGAGATATCACTATGTGGAAATGGCTTCATCCCTACTCCAAGCCGGAAGTGACCTATAATTTATGTAATAAATTGTTACCTTATTTTGCAGTATTGACGGTATTGTTTTTAGGTGCAGGGACGGTGTGGGGGCTGGCTTTTGCGCCTTCTGACTACCAACAAGGCGATAGTTTCAGAATCATCTATATCCACGTTCCGGCCGCGATTTGGTCGATGGGCGCATATATGTCGATGGCAATCGCAGCATTTATTGGTATCGTATGGCAACTTAGGTTATCTAACATGGCTGCTGCAGCAATGGCGCCTATCGGCGCTGTATTTACCTTTATCGCATTATTTACTGGTGCGATTTGGGGCAAACCTATGTGGGGTGCTTGGTGGGTATGGGATGCACGATTAACATCTGAATTGGTACTCCTGTTTTTGTATCTAGGTGTAATCGCGCTTTATCATGCTTTTGATGATCAAAAAACAGCCGCAAAAGCAGCGGGGATTTTGGCCATCGTAGGTGTCATTAACCTTCCGATTATTCACTTTTCGGTAGAGTGGTGGAATACGCTTCATCAAGGTGCGACCATCACCAAATTTGCAAAACCGTCTATAGCAGGAGATATGCTCTGGGCGTTGTTATTAAATATTTTTGGCTTCTTATTCTTTTTTGTGACATTGACTTTAGTGCGATTTAAAAATGAGAT is a genomic window of Vibrio algarum containing:
- a CDS encoding heme ABC transporter permease — translated: MWKWLHPYSKPEVTYNLCNKLLPYFAVLTVLFLGAGTVWGLAFAPSDYQQGDSFRIIYIHVPAAIWSMGAYMSMAIAAFIGIVWQLRLSNMAAAAMAPIGAVFTFIALFTGAIWGKPMWGAWWVWDARLTSELVLLFLYLGVIALYHAFDDQKTAAKAAGILAIVGVINLPIIHFSVEWWNTLHQGATITKFAKPSIAGDMLWALLLNIFGFLFFFVTLTLVRFKNEILSKESHRSWVQTLIAGR
- the ccmA gene encoding cytochrome c biogenesis heme-transporting ATPase CcmA, with protein sequence MLEVLNLTAIRDERILFEELSFKIGKGEIVQIEGRNGTGKTTLLRIIAGLGDCESGDISWNGQVTVNSRDLFHQDLLFLGHQTGIKRELTGFENLSFYQSIHQSEIDKEKIWSALAQVGLAGREDVPVAQLSAGQQRRVALARLWLSKQVLWILDEPLTAIDKQGVKVLENLFLKHAEEGGIVVLTTHQDMFTESSKLRKIKLGD